A region of Cryptococcus decagattii chromosome 3, complete sequence DNA encodes the following proteins:
- a CDS encoding palmitoyltransferase PFA4 translates to MATRNWSRVWVGGTVILISFITFSSQIFVIWPWYGREISLDLLKLLVPLNLAAFMIFWNYRLCVITSPGSVPEGWRPNVGAMEGMEVKKGTHTPRYCKTCEHYKPPRAHHCRQCKTCWLKLDHHCPWIGNCVGFYNQGHFVRFLLWVDIGTTFHLIIMVRRVLYIAEYYHQEPTLADVLFLVFNFAACVPVWLCVGMFSIYHVYLACGNSTTIEGWEKDKVATLIRRGKIKEVKYPYNLGIYKNIKSVLGPNPLLWLWPQKMQGDGLSFPVNSAAGDHRAQYFWPPQDPSRLPNPPPIPANASPFIYGNNGFNPNLRPTNALRARRSSTPRIEDENVYSHDQGRNYSSGEERDYGSNSTSSSPEPYLSDYDHYGDGPMSPGERMVAQGPRVRRGSEGWEVAPGGGWNAYAAMMDEEVGWDDEAGYDEAPGEDPSPSYTPPLTPLATPHDSPSRLSLASGNDIEMVASDGIKFHTCSELLQVASSVFAAMTRPTKSGSPLTIYFTDSYLEASPTITLFFHLPSSQNNSLLPTPTVQSFIHYETLILFLKKFQCDRALLEKLSQMMRGWLEEGCISASRIFKAGCMMGDEALCKFAVQAGNEWTWVGDSRRGSSPYPPGNKRQNFNFSSFEFDLHEDGVLGAPALDISAVPYAFFRCFPDTHKFAFLRATRNIVGPLVELDQCDWDKVAEEFEKILGKSETL, encoded by the exons ATGGCCACCAGAAACTGGTCACGCGTATG GGTAGGGGGAACCGTCAttctcatctccttcattacATTCTCTTCACAGATCTTTGTCATCTGGCCATGGTACGGTCGCGAGATCAGCTTGGATCTGCTCAAACTCCTTGTCCCCCTCAA TTTGGCTGCGTTTATGATCTTTTGGAACTACCGATTATGTGTTATAACGTCCCCTGGAAGTGTACCAGAAGGTTGG AGGCCCAACGTTGGTGCGATGGAGGGTATGGAAGTTAAGAAGGGTACACATACACCGAGATACTGCAAGACATGCGAACATTACAAACCACCAAGAG CACATCATTGCAGGCAATGTAAAACATGTTGG CTCAAA CTCGATC ACCATTGCCCTTGGATAGGTAATTGCGTAGGCTTTTACAACCAAGGACATTTCGTTCGGTTTTTGCTGTGGGTGGACATTGGCACGACATTCCATCTCATTATCATGGTCAGGCGTGTACTTTATATCGCCGAGTACTATCAT CAGGAACCCACACTCGCCGATGTTTTGTTCCTTGTTTTCAACTTTGCTGCCTGTGTCCCTGTCTGGCTATGTGTCGGCATGTTTTCCATCTACCACGTATACCTTGCGTGCGGAAATAGTACTACCATCGAAGGTTGGGAGAAGGACAAAGTGGCTACTTTAATTCGCAGGGGAAAGATCAAAGAGGTCAAGTATCCTTAT AACCTTGGCATTTACAAGAACATCAAATCCGTGCTTGGACCCAATCCACTCCTCTGGCTTTGGCCCCAAAAGATGCAAGGCGATGGACTCTCGTTCCCCGTCAACTCTGCAGCAGGTG ATCACAGGGCTCAGTACTTTTGGCCGCCTCAAGATCCTTCCAGACTTCCTAATCCACCACCGATTCCTGCCAACGCTTCTCCATTCATTTACGGCAATAATGGCttcaatcctaatctcCGGCCCACAAACGCACTTCGTGCACGTCGGAGCAGCACGCCCCGtattgaagatgaaaacGTATATTCACATGATCAAGGCCGTAATTACTCGTCAGGCGAAGAACGTGATTACGGTTCGAACTCTACTTCAAGTTCACCTGAGCCATATCTGTCCGACTATGATCACTATGGCGACGGGCCTATGTCTCCCGGAGAAAGAATGGTGGCACAGGGTCCGAGGGtgcgaagaggaagtgaaGGGTGGGAAGTAGCTCCTGGAGGTGGTTGGAATGCCTATGCCGCaatgatggatgaagaagttggGTGGGATGACGAGGCTGGGTATGATGAAGCGCCTGGAGAAGATCC CAGTCCTTCCTATACACCTCCTCTAACTCCCCTCGCCACTCCTCATGATAGCCCAAGTCGTCTGTCCTTAGCGAGTGGAAACGATATAGAGATGGTAGCAAGCGATGGTATCAAGTTCCATACCTGCTCAGAGCTTCTTCAAGTTGCTAG CTCGGTCTTTGCTGCAATGACGAGACCCACCAAGTCAGGGTCACCTCTAACCATCTACTTTACCGACTCCTATCTCGAAGCATCTCCCACGATAACCCTTTTTTTCCACTTACCGTCTTCTCAGAACAATTCATTGTTACCGACACCAACGGTCCAGTCATTCATCCACTACGAAACACTCATCTTGTTCCTCAAGAAATTTCAATGCGATCGAGCCTTACTAGAGAAATTGAGTCAAATGATGAGAGGGTGGTTAGAAGAGGGCTGTATCTCTGCAAGTAGGATCTTCAAAGCAGGATGTATGATGGGTGACGAGGCACTGTGCAAATTCGCGGTACAAGCAGGCAATGAATGGACATGGGTTGGAGATAGTCGGAGAGGTTCTTCC CCATATCCTCCAGGCAATAAAAGGCAAAATTTCAACTTTTCAAGCTTCGAGTTTGACTTACACGAGGATGGAGTTCTTGGCGCTCCTGCACTGGATATCTCCGCCGTGCCTTATGCGTTCTTTAGGTGTTTTCCTGATACGCACAAGTTTGCATTCTTGAGAGCCACAAGAAATATCGTGGGCCCCTTGGTGGAGCTTGATCAGTGTGATTGGGACAAAGTTGCAGAAGAGTTTGAAAAAATCTTGGGTAAAAGTGAAACGTTGTGA